A genomic stretch from Sandaracinaceae bacterium includes:
- a CDS encoding FecR family protein: MTASRERECRIELERGTLDMRVEPRQRTRVSILTPHTTVRVLGTVLSVSVDSDETRVTVERGLVQVDAGEVPVELSAHERGLISPRVGIDVRAATQEQLAPLRALAEELLLDPLALAPTTPTVEPPAPDPQPALEVAPAEEPDTPVATRRRVRDLRRMLVAQPPAEVRSRVQEELENPRMARRRAELLTIVAESHLAERDYESALATYGRVWRGPRSSTAANALIAGADVALLRVHEPTRARGLYERYLAEYPNGALREVASAGRCRAIAAVGARDAARRCAVEYDLAYPEGRFGGQLEGLR; the protein is encoded by the coding sequence GTGACGGCCTCTCGCGAGCGGGAGTGTCGGATCGAGCTCGAGCGGGGAACGCTCGACATGAGGGTCGAGCCCCGTCAGCGGACGCGCGTCTCGATCCTCACCCCGCACACGACGGTGCGCGTGCTCGGCACGGTCCTCTCGGTGAGCGTCGACTCCGATGAGACGCGCGTGACCGTCGAGCGCGGGCTCGTGCAGGTCGACGCCGGCGAGGTTCCCGTGGAACTCTCCGCGCACGAGCGCGGCCTCATCTCTCCGCGCGTCGGCATCGACGTTCGCGCGGCGACACAAGAGCAACTGGCTCCGCTCCGCGCGCTCGCAGAGGAGCTTCTGCTCGATCCTCTCGCGCTCGCACCCACCACGCCGACGGTGGAGCCACCAGCGCCCGATCCGCAGCCCGCCCTCGAGGTGGCTCCGGCCGAGGAGCCGGACACGCCGGTGGCCACGCGGCGCCGGGTGCGCGACCTCCGGCGGATGCTCGTCGCGCAGCCGCCGGCCGAGGTTCGCAGCCGCGTGCAGGAGGAGCTCGAGAACCCACGAATGGCGCGGCGCCGAGCGGAGCTCTTGACGATCGTGGCCGAGTCTCACCTCGCGGAGAGAGACTACGAGTCCGCCCTCGCGACCTACGGTCGGGTGTGGCGCGGCCCGCGTTCATCCACGGCTGCCAACGCTCTGATCGCGGGCGCCGACGTCGCCCTGCTCCGTGTGCACGAGCCGACTCGGGCGCGTGGGCTCTACGAGCGCTACCTCGCCGAGTACCCGAACGGGGCGCTTCGCGAAGTCGCGAGCGCAGGCCGCTGCCGCGCGATCGCGGCGGTGGGTGCTCGCGACGCGGCGCGTCGATGCGCAGTAGAATACGATCTCGCGTATCCGGAGGGGCGCTTCGGCGGGCAACTCGAGGGACTCCGATGA
- a CDS encoding RNA polymerase sigma factor has product MSAVVDEPGPRRVTPVGRDSDVLRLAAAGDRAAQQELLLAFIDRIRGRVHRLVGASSENDDLVQQACVELLRSLRRFRGDASLRLWVDRITANVVYKHLRTTKRRRKRVTLTADVDREQLLDAERRLEWREASERARELLERLKPDRRIVFLLVAVEGHTLAETAAILDLSLPAAKSRYLRARRDVDMLIAGTPSLCVLLGRAEARDE; this is encoded by the coding sequence GTGAGCGCCGTCGTCGATGAGCCCGGACCACGCCGCGTCACGCCCGTCGGGCGCGACTCGGACGTGCTGCGCCTCGCGGCCGCGGGCGATCGCGCCGCGCAGCAAGAGCTGCTCCTAGCGTTCATCGACCGGATCCGCGGCCGTGTCCACCGTCTCGTCGGCGCGTCGTCGGAGAACGACGATCTCGTGCAGCAGGCGTGCGTGGAGCTGCTTCGCAGTCTTCGGCGCTTTCGCGGCGACGCCAGCCTTCGGCTGTGGGTGGACCGGATCACCGCCAACGTCGTCTACAAGCACCTCCGAACGACCAAGCGACGCCGCAAGCGGGTCACTCTGACGGCGGACGTCGACCGGGAGCAGCTCCTGGACGCGGAGCGGCGGCTCGAGTGGCGGGAGGCGAGCGAGCGGGCACGGGAGCTGCTCGAGCGGCTCAAGCCCGATCGGCGGATCGTGTTCCTGCTCGTCGCCGTCGAGGGGCACACGCTGGCCGAGACGGCCGCGATATTGGACCTCAGCCTTCCCGCCGCGAAGTCGCGCTACCTGCGCGCGCGGCGCGACGTCGATATGCTGATCGCGGGCACCCCCAGTCTGTGCGTGCTGCTGGGAAGAGCGGAGGCTCGAGATGAGTGA
- a CDS encoding imelysin family protein yields the protein MKLKTVAVALVASLLVASCDEDRGGDPNELELIRMVLATNADIAEASYTDSITTAQTLSDAIDALAADPSETTLAAAREAWLVAREPYGQTEVYRFRASPIDDTNYDSADGEDGPEGEINAWPLGEGLIDYVVTGTDFGDDQINVTEHSTGVAAPIPMNNIINSTDIVIDEALLSNTATGEDEHDVIAGYHAIEFLLWGQDLNEGGSADTLGSRDNTPGQRPATDFANDATCTSGHMVLGEGTLCERRGRFLQVAVAKLIADLTSVRDQWVEGGSYRTAFLNVPDLETGKDRLLEILTGMGTLSEGELGGERMQIALSANSQEDEHSCFSDNTHRDIVLNALGVRNSYYGDYAGYDSSLDGSPNATGNAVSGYGFDDYLRAVGLDDVATGVEAALATTEVGYNAIDASARAGTPVDNMIQDAAAPAAQPMRDTIVALNAQAQEIVEIAFALMLGTADQVVIPDASECDTTDPTSEC from the coding sequence ATGAAACTGAAGACAGTTGCCGTCGCACTGGTGGCCAGCCTGCTCGTCGCGAGCTGCGACGAGGATCGGGGCGGAGACCCCAACGAACTCGAGTTGATCCGCATGGTGCTCGCCACCAACGCAGACATCGCCGAGGCCTCCTACACCGACTCGATCACGACCGCGCAGACGCTCTCGGACGCCATCGACGCCCTGGCCGCGGACCCGTCGGAGACGACGCTGGCCGCGGCGCGCGAGGCGTGGTTGGTCGCCCGCGAACCCTACGGTCAGACCGAGGTCTACCGCTTCCGCGCCAGCCCGATCGACGACACCAACTACGACTCCGCCGACGGTGAGGACGGCCCCGAGGGCGAGATCAACGCCTGGCCGTTGGGCGAGGGTCTCATCGACTACGTGGTGACGGGCACCGACTTCGGCGACGACCAAATCAACGTCACCGAGCACTCGACGGGCGTCGCCGCCCCCATCCCGATGAACAACATCATCAACTCGACCGACATCGTGATCGACGAAGCGCTGCTATCGAACACGGCGACCGGAGAGGACGAGCACGACGTCATCGCGGGCTACCACGCGATCGAGTTCTTACTCTGGGGCCAGGACCTCAACGAGGGCGGCAGCGCCGACACGCTCGGCAGCCGTGACAACACGCCCGGCCAGCGCCCGGCCACCGACTTCGCCAACGACGCCACCTGCACCAGCGGCCACATGGTCCTGGGCGAGGGCACGCTGTGCGAGCGCCGGGGACGGTTCCTCCAGGTGGCGGTCGCGAAACTCATCGCGGACCTGACCTCGGTCCGCGACCAGTGGGTCGAGGGCGGCAGCTACCGTACCGCCTTCCTCAACGTCCCGGACCTCGAGACAGGCAAGGACCGCCTCCTCGAGATCCTCACCGGCATGGGCACCCTCTCGGAGGGTGAGCTCGGCGGCGAGCGCATGCAGATTGCGCTGTCGGCCAACTCGCAGGAGGACGAGCACTCCTGCTTCTCCGACAACACGCACCGCGACATCGTGCTCAACGCGCTCGGCGTCCGGAACAGCTACTACGGCGACTACGCCGGCTACGACTCGTCGCTCGATGGCAGCCCCAACGCGACCGGCAACGCGGTCAGCGGCTACGGGTTCGACGACTACCTCCGGGCGGTCGGGCTTGACGACGTGGCGACCGGCGTCGAGGCGGCGCTCGCGACGACTGAAGTGGGCTACAACGCAATCGACGCGTCGGCGCGCGCCGGGACGCCGGTCGACAACATGATCCAGGACGCGGCTGCGCCCGCCGCGCAGCCGATGCGCGATACGATCGTCGCGCTGAACGCGCAGGCGCAGGAGATCGTCGAGATCGCGTTCGCGCTGATGCTCGGTACCGCCGACCAGGTGGTCATTCCCGACGCCTCGGAGTGCGACACGACCGATCCCACCAGCGAGTGCTGA
- a CDS encoding di-heme oxidoredictase family protein — translation MAAVGGLALCAALVIPWSSGRGFEPDATAPAEASEWSPGGATSVDFRPSPSFRGPAANLGPEARREFYAGRALAGQPWVRAPSSTDARDGLGPLYNARTCFECHVEGGHGLAPNTNGELSVATLVRLSVPGGEPEPTYGAQLQPRSIALGDQLAGVVGSEEVLARGVPPEGRAHVTWIAGLLRYADGETVQLRRPKVRLEALAHGALRADAMIALRHAPPLHGLGLLELVAQADLERLADPDDADGDGISGRVNRVWDPSREARVVGRFGLKANQATLRVQVAAALHGDIGITSTVLGAVPCTYVESACAASPHGAPDGEPEISDALLDLLTDFNRSIGVPRRRAADDPLVQHGRELFGQAGCDACHAPRFVTHDDPRWPHLSRQTIWPYTDLLLHDMGDALADGRPDGEASGSEWRTPPLWGVGLARAVHRDAGLLHDGRARTVEEAILWHGGEAQRSRNHFVELTREERRALLSFVRSL, via the coding sequence GTGGCCGCGGTCGGCGGCCTCGCCCTCTGCGCGGCGCTCGTGATCCCGTGGAGTTCGGGGCGAGGCTTCGAGCCAGACGCGACCGCACCGGCGGAGGCGTCTGAATGGTCCCCTGGAGGCGCGACCTCGGTCGACTTTCGGCCGTCGCCATCCTTTCGGGGACCGGCCGCAAACCTCGGTCCCGAGGCGCGGCGGGAATTCTACGCGGGGCGGGCGCTTGCGGGCCAGCCGTGGGTGCGCGCGCCGAGCAGCACCGACGCCCGCGACGGGCTCGGGCCGCTGTACAACGCACGCACCTGCTTCGAGTGCCATGTCGAGGGCGGGCACGGCCTCGCCCCCAACACGAACGGCGAACTATCGGTCGCCACGCTCGTCCGTCTCAGCGTCCCCGGCGGCGAGCCGGAGCCCACGTACGGCGCACAGCTACAGCCGCGCTCGATCGCGCTCGGCGATCAGCTCGCCGGTGTCGTCGGCTCCGAGGAGGTCCTCGCGCGGGGCGTGCCGCCCGAGGGCCGCGCGCACGTCACTTGGATCGCCGGGCTACTCCGGTACGCCGACGGGGAGACGGTACAGCTGCGCCGGCCCAAGGTCCGCCTCGAAGCGCTCGCGCACGGCGCACTGCGCGCCGACGCCATGATCGCCCTGCGCCATGCCCCGCCGCTGCACGGCCTGGGGCTGCTCGAACTCGTCGCGCAGGCCGACCTCGAGCGGCTCGCCGACCCGGACGACGCCGACGGCGACGGGATCTCCGGTCGCGTCAACCGGGTCTGGGACCCGTCGCGCGAAGCACGCGTCGTCGGCCGCTTCGGGCTGAAGGCGAACCAGGCGACGCTTCGGGTCCAAGTCGCCGCCGCGCTGCACGGAGACATCGGGATCACCAGCACGGTCTTGGGAGCCGTCCCCTGTACGTACGTAGAGTCCGCATGCGCGGCGTCACCGCACGGCGCCCCCGATGGAGAGCCGGAGATTTCAGACGCGTTGCTCGATCTCCTTACGGACTTCAACCGTTCGATCGGCGTGCCTCGCCGCCGTGCGGCCGACGATCCGCTCGTGCAGCATGGTCGCGAGCTGTTCGGCCAGGCCGGCTGTGACGCCTGTCACGCACCGCGTTTCGTCACCCACGACGACCCGCGCTGGCCGCACCTCTCGAGGCAGACGATCTGGCCCTACACCGATCTGCTCCTGCACGATATGGGAGACGCCCTCGCGGATGGGCGACCAGACGGGGAGGCGTCCGGCTCCGAGTGGCGCACCCCGCCGCTGTGGGGCGTGGGCCTCGCTCGTGCGGTTCATCGCGACGCGGGGTTGCTTCACGACGGCCGCGCTCGCACCGTCGAGGAGGCCATCCTCTGGCACGGCGGAGAGGCGCAGCGAAGCCGCAACCACTTCGTCGAACTGACCCGCGAGGAACGACGGGCGCTGCTGTCGTTCGTGCGCTCTTTGTGA
- a CDS encoding DUF1513 domain-containing protein: MTLATLSPSALLTACGSRAASTVRWASAANDDAGGTGLVWADPSSGEAFRIATEFRGHGLAAHPQRPWEVTLFTRRPGQTCAVLDLREGRVVHAFDATDDRAFQGHGFYTADGSRLVTSEAHVETAEGWLGVRETAGYGLIDAMPTSGLGPHEILPMPDGDTVVVANGGLLTRPETGREVLNLDTMDSSLAYLSLSTGAVHEAHRVDVPKGSIRHLDVAASGLVAFGIQVQREPVDYDDVLPLGGWHRPGESPRLFDDGLDAVAAMDDYVGSVALDPESSIVGMTSPRGNVALFWNLESGAYMGLHELVDCSGIAAAGSRFMLSSSVGEVRVLEAADLTEVSGARRRFQDVHWDNHFAVIDMENAR, from the coding sequence ATGACGCTCGCGACGCTGTCGCCGAGCGCGCTCCTGACTGCGTGCGGGTCGCGCGCCGCCTCCACCGTGCGATGGGCCTCGGCGGCCAACGACGACGCTGGCGGCACGGGGCTCGTTTGGGCAGACCCAAGCTCGGGTGAGGCCTTCCGGATCGCCACGGAGTTCCGCGGACACGGCCTGGCCGCCCACCCGCAGCGTCCGTGGGAGGTGACGCTCTTCACCCGTCGCCCCGGGCAGACGTGCGCGGTGCTCGACCTACGCGAGGGTCGCGTCGTGCACGCGTTCGACGCGACCGACGACCGCGCCTTCCAGGGCCACGGCTTCTACACCGCGGACGGAAGCCGACTCGTCACGTCGGAGGCGCACGTGGAGACCGCCGAGGGCTGGCTGGGCGTGCGCGAGACGGCGGGTTACGGCCTCATCGACGCGATGCCGACGTCGGGCCTCGGGCCGCACGAGATCCTGCCGATGCCGGACGGCGACACGGTCGTGGTCGCCAACGGGGGGCTGCTCACTCGGCCGGAGACCGGGCGTGAGGTCCTGAATCTCGACACGATGGACTCGTCGCTCGCGTACCTCTCGCTGTCGACCGGCGCGGTGCACGAGGCGCACCGCGTCGACGTCCCCAAGGGAAGCATTCGGCACCTCGACGTCGCCGCCAGCGGCCTCGTCGCGTTCGGCATCCAGGTGCAACGCGAGCCGGTCGACTACGACGACGTGCTCCCGCTGGGCGGCTGGCACCGGCCGGGCGAGTCGCCGCGGCTGTTCGATGACGGCCTCGACGCAGTGGCGGCGATGGACGACTACGTGGGGAGCGTGGCGCTCGACCCCGAGTCCTCGATTGTCGGGATGACGAGCCCCCGCGGGAACGTCGCCCTTTTCTGGAACCTCGAGAGCGGGGCGTACATGGGGCTACACGAGTTGGTCGATTGCTCGGGGATCGCGGCTGCAGGGTCGCGGTTCATGCTCAGCAGCTCCGTGGGCGAGGTCCGGGTCCTCGAGGCTGCTGACCTCACGGAGGTCTCTGGAGCGCGCCGGCGGTTCCAGGACGTGCATTGGGACAATCATTTTGCCGTGATAGACATGGAGAACGCTCGATGA
- a CDS encoding imelysin family protein — translation MISRALAGLLLVLVLSSCSTEETDNRLAAAVEQAIEEAVVPAIEAFSTEATDFETEADSFCASVDETSLRTLQDRWLSSMATWNRAGVYRIGPLYDDPIVPTIDLIESKRPRGTDYTATVRETIASAVEGATPLDDTYFRSLTFNRGGLLALEILVFEDGADLPSNAPADIVAAYEASPRRCEYLQGTAALLAERARGVATGWTESFGDAGTPFRHQFLEPTLPDGSEPAVALVTLAIEHVRYLHVRKLDGTADVQVAEAARPEVQPFFGNLEVAVLEIETMFTASSPNGPSLLDLMEERGFAEEAEALRAAIAQVLLWIRDAQEGGGNTSAAGAIRALAALDATLQNEVAAGLGITLPLNFNDGD, via the coding sequence ATGATCTCCCGCGCCCTGGCCGGATTGCTGCTCGTGCTCGTCCTCTCGAGCTGCAGCACCGAAGAAACCGACAACCGGCTCGCCGCCGCCGTTGAGCAGGCGATCGAAGAGGCCGTGGTGCCCGCCATCGAGGCCTTCTCGACCGAGGCGACCGACTTCGAGACCGAGGCCGACTCGTTCTGCGCGAGCGTCGACGAGACGAGCCTCCGCACGCTCCAGGATCGCTGGCTGAGCTCGATGGCAACGTGGAACCGCGCCGGCGTCTACCGCATCGGCCCGCTGTACGACGACCCGATCGTGCCGACCATCGACCTCATCGAGTCCAAGCGGCCGCGCGGGACCGACTACACCGCGACCGTGCGGGAGACGATCGCTTCGGCCGTCGAGGGTGCGACGCCGCTCGACGACACGTACTTCCGGAGCCTGACCTTCAACCGCGGTGGGCTGCTCGCGCTTGAGATCCTCGTGTTCGAGGACGGGGCGGACCTGCCGTCGAACGCGCCGGCCGACATCGTGGCCGCCTACGAGGCTAGCCCGCGCCGGTGCGAGTATCTGCAGGGCACCGCGGCGCTGCTCGCTGAGCGCGCGCGGGGCGTCGCCACCGGCTGGACGGAGAGCTTCGGCGACGCGGGCACGCCCTTTCGCCATCAGTTCCTCGAGCCGACCCTCCCCGACGGCTCCGAGCCGGCCGTCGCGCTCGTCACGCTGGCGATCGAGCATGTGCGGTACCTGCACGTCCGCAAGCTCGACGGCACCGCGGACGTACAGGTCGCAGAGGCGGCGCGCCCCGAGGTTCAACCCTTCTTCGGAAACCTTGAGGTGGCCGTTCTCGAGATCGAGACGATGTTCACCGCGAGCAGTCCCAACGGCCCAAGCCTCCTCGATCTGATGGAGGAGCGCGGGTTTGCCGAGGAGGCCGAGGCCCTGCGCGCCGCCATCGCACAGGTTCTCCTCTGGATCCGCGATGCCCAGGAAGGGGGCGGGAACACATCGGCGGCGGGTGCGATCCGCGCGCTCGCGGCTCTCGACGCCACGCTCCAGAACGAGGTTGCAGCCGGTCTCGGTATCACCCTCCCGCTCAACTTCAACGATGGCGATTGA
- a CDS encoding cytochrome c peroxidase — protein sequence MRSARSRLSTPRSRTRLQPVSVSPSRSTSTMAIDRTTTGALLVLALGACASEPIDRETELASLGESLFHDTNLSANRTQSCATCHDPERAFTDGRTDNGRVRAVSLGDDGASLGDRNAPTATYAAFITPTALTDGTRRRFNRHEGNRLYEGPLGGLFHDGRAVGLEGQAAGPPLNPIEMGMPSRDAVVARLLGDPGYEGSFRSLFGDAVFDDPSAAYDAMTEAIAAFERTETFAPFDSKYDRILAGDEQFSFMELTGRSLFFSEFTNCSICHQLHGSSDPSNRTRETFSGYEFHNIGVPVNTEIRALNGTTEADLGLASNAAYDAPEHRGRFRVPTLRNVAVTGPYMHNGVFRSLRTTIVFYLHFIDPEGHPNNPETGEPWREAEVPETFAMDLLRVGRPLSELEIDSLVCFLQTLTDRRYEPLLSDTSASCAD from the coding sequence GTGCGATCCGCGCGCTCGCGGCTCTCGACGCCACGCTCCAGAACGAGGTTGCAGCCGGTCTCGGTATCACCCTCCCGCTCAACTTCAACGATGGCGATTGATCGAACCACCACCGGCGCGCTCCTCGTGCTCGCACTCGGGGCGTGCGCCAGCGAACCGATCGACCGGGAGACTGAGCTCGCCTCGCTGGGCGAGTCGCTGTTCCACGACACGAACCTGTCGGCAAACCGCACGCAGTCGTGCGCGACGTGCCACGACCCTGAGCGCGCGTTCACCGACGGGCGCACCGACAACGGCCGGGTGCGCGCGGTGTCGCTCGGCGACGACGGCGCTTCGCTGGGGGACCGCAACGCGCCCACCGCGACGTACGCGGCGTTCATCACGCCCACGGCGCTGACCGACGGAACACGGCGACGGTTCAACCGCCATGAGGGCAACCGCCTCTACGAAGGCCCCCTCGGTGGGCTGTTCCACGACGGGCGCGCAGTCGGGCTCGAGGGGCAAGCGGCCGGGCCACCGTTGAACCCGATCGAGATGGGCATGCCCAGCCGCGACGCGGTGGTCGCGCGCCTACTCGGGGACCCGGGCTACGAGGGCTCGTTCCGCTCACTGTTCGGCGACGCCGTGTTCGACGATCCGAGCGCCGCCTACGACGCGATGACCGAAGCCATCGCCGCGTTCGAACGGACGGAGACGTTCGCGCCCTTCGACAGCAAGTACGACCGCATCCTCGCCGGAGACGAGCAGTTCTCGTTCATGGAGCTGACGGGCCGCTCGCTGTTCTTCTCGGAGTTCACCAACTGCTCGATCTGCCACCAGCTCCACGGCTCGAGCGACCCGAGCAACCGGACGCGCGAGACCTTCTCGGGGTACGAGTTCCACAACATTGGCGTCCCAGTGAATACCGAGATCCGCGCTCTCAACGGCACGACCGAGGCCGACCTGGGCCTCGCGTCTAACGCCGCCTACGACGCGCCCGAGCACCGGGGGCGTTTCCGGGTCCCGACCCTTCGAAACGTCGCGGTGACCGGGCCCTACATGCACAACGGGGTGTTCCGGTCGCTGCGAACCACGATCGTATTCTACCTGCACTTCATCGACCCCGAAGGGCATCCGAACAACCCGGAGACCGGGGAGCCCTGGCGCGAGGCCGAGGTCCCCGAAACGTTCGCGATGGACTTGCTACGCGTGGGCCGCCCGCTGTCGGAACTCGAGATTGACTCGCTCGTGTGCTTCCTGCAGACGCTGACCGACCGGCGCTACGAACCACTCTTGAGCGACACGAGCGCGTCCTGCGCCGACTGA